The DNA segment CATCTCATAAAAGAAAAAAAAGAGCTAAAGAATTATTAGAATTAGTTGGATTAGGAGATAGAATACATCATAAACCTACTCAACTATCTGGAGGGCAAATGCAAAGAGTTGCTATTGCAAGAGCATTAGCTAATAACCCTAGCTATATTTTAGCTGATGAACCAACTGGTAATTTAGATACTAAAAGCGGAGAAGAGGTTTTAAAAATATTTAAAAAATTAAATGATGAAGGAATGACTGTCATAATTGTTACTCATGATCCTGAACTTGAAGAACTTGGAAATCATAACATATTTCTCAGAGATGGTCTTATACAAAAGGAGAGTTATGTATGATTATTGAAATGATAAAAGAAGCTTTAAGAGCTCTTTTTCAAAATAAAATGATATCATTTTTATCTATGTTAGGAATAATTATAGGTGTATTAGCAGTTATAATAGTATTATCTTTAGGTAATGGAGCTACTTATTCAGTTAAAAGTGAAATAGAATCTATGGGTTCAAATATATTTTTTGTAAATGCAAAAGGCTCTAGATATGCTAAACTTTCTGTAGGTGATTTAGAAGATTTAAAAATGAATTCTCAATTCTTAACTAATATTACACCTAGTTTTTCCAGTGGGGGTAATTTTAAATATGGAACTAATGAAGTATCAGCTCAATATTATGGTGTTGTGCCAGATTTTATTAATATGTTTTCTTTAGAAGTAGAAAAAGGTAGAATGATAAATGATATTGATAATAAAGGTGTATTAAAGGTAGCGGTAATTGGAAGCTCAATTGCAGAACAATTATTTGAGGATGAAGATCCAATAGGAAAAACAATAAAATTATTTAGAAATAAGGGCAGTATTAATTTTACTGTAGTTGGTGTTGTTAAACCGACAGGTTCAAAATTATTTTTAAATGTAGATAATACAATATTCATTCCATATGAAACAATGAATAAAAGAGTTACAAAGGTTGATGTTGTTAACCAATTTTTTGCAAAAGCAATTTCAAGTGATTTAAATGAAGAAGCCAAAAACGAACTTGATAATTTTTTATACACAAAATTTAAAGATGAAAGAGCATATTTTATTATTAGTCAAGAAGAAATTTTAGGTACAATTAATCAAGTAACAGGAATGCTTAATTTAACATTAGGAGCAATAGCAGGGATTTCTTTACTAGTTGGTGGTATTGGTATAATGAATATAATGTTAGTATCAGTGACTGAAAGAACAAGGGAAATAGGTATTAAAAAAGCTATAGGAGCAACAAATGGAAATATTTTAATGCAATTTTTAACAGAATCTATATTTTTAACGATATCTGCAGGAGCAATAGGTATTTTTCTAGGAATTTATTTTGCAAGATTAATTGGGAAGTTTATTAATATAATTCCATATTTTGATATAAATCAAATTATTTTAGCTTTTGTAGTTTCTGGAGCAATTGGATTATTCTTTGGAGTATATCCAGCAATAAAAGCATCAAAATTAAACCCTGTTGATGCATTAAGATATGAATGAAACAA comes from the Marinitoga litoralis genome and includes:
- a CDS encoding ABC transporter permease, giving the protein MIIEMIKEALRALFQNKMISFLSMLGIIIGVLAVIIVLSLGNGATYSVKSEIESMGSNIFFVNAKGSRYAKLSVGDLEDLKMNSQFLTNITPSFSSGGNFKYGTNEVSAQYYGVVPDFINMFSLEVEKGRMINDIDNKGVLKVAVIGSSIAEQLFEDEDPIGKTIKLFRNKGSINFTVVGVVKPTGSKLFLNVDNTIFIPYETMNKRVTKVDVVNQFFAKAISSDLNEEAKNELDNFLYTKFKDERAYFIISQEEILGTINQVTGMLNLTLGAIAGISLLVGGIGIMNIMLVSVTERTREIGIKKAIGATNGNILMQFLTESIFLTISAGAIGIFLGIYFARLIGKFINIIPYFDINQIILAFVVSGAIGLFFGVYPAIKASKLNPVDALRYE